The genomic DNA ACATGAAGCCACTGATCATCTTTCAAATGAACATCCTCTGGAAATTCGACCAGCATCCCGAAAACACCTGAATCCGCAATACAATGAATAACCCCAAACCTAAGAACGAACATTTGCCTTTTGTTAACCGCTTCTCCTTTAAATGCGAATCCGTTAAAACTGATCGTATCACCAAGAAATTCACCTGGATAATTATAAATTGTCTCCATTCCTCTTAAATAATCATTGTCTTTTAAAGCTATTACTTTTTTTGATGAATATTTTTTCAACTCTTTTTGCATTAATTCATAATATCCTTCTTTCCCGTAGTAAACACTTGAATCTGGCCGGAGATATTGAGTTTGTGCGTATGGATCTTTCGTTTCAATACTTTTAAAAGAAAAACCTTTTGATTTCACAATATTTGAATCCAAGGTTGCAATTGGAAAAAATAATCCCGAGATTAATGGAAAAGAAAAAATGGTATAAATAAAGATTCTTTTGAAAAAGGGTTTGTCATTTTCATGATCGTGATCATGATTATGATCGTGATCACAACAAGTATGTGATTCAGATTCATTTTCATTGAGTTCCTTCAAGTAAACATAAGCTTGTACAATAGTCAAAATGGCAAAGATAAAAATGGCAATATATGATAAATACGAATATTTCATATTAATATATTTCGTAATATTTCCAGTAGCATGAAGGTGAAAAAAGAAAAAAGTAAAAAACATCAAAATGAGTGTTCTAAACATGAGTTATCCCGCCTTTTTGGAAAAATAGGGATCCAATAAGGACTAAAATTGCAATATAAGCAATTAATATAAAAACAAAACGTTTTTTAAAGACTCCAAGCATCATTAACA from Bacillus methanolicus MGA3 includes the following:
- a CDS encoding TIGR03943 family putative permease subunit is translated as MFRTLILMFFTFFFFHLHATGNITKYINMKYSYLSYIAIFIFAILTIVQAYVYLKELNENESESHTCCDHDHNHDHDHENDKPFFKRIFIYTIFSFPLISGLFFPIATLDSNIVKSKGFSFKSIETKDPYAQTQYLRPDSSVYYGKEGYYELMQKELKKYSSKKVIALKDNDYLRGMETIYNYPGEFLGDTISFNGFAFKGEAVNKRQMFVLRFGVIHCIADSGVFGMLVEFPEDVHLKDDQWLHVKGTLSSMYYQPFKSTIPVLKVKEWYKIEQPKDPYVYRN